The following proteins come from a genomic window of Paenibacillus spongiae:
- a CDS encoding GNAT family N-acetyltransferase, translated as MSHNAGQDLPDQPPATQLVMIREDLASIPHLELPDGYHARSLRAGTTDEQGWEHIIRESFGLKDISFKKHMEADEPYKPERVLFICDEAGVSAATASAWYRPQWNEDTGYLHMVGIVPEQGGKKLGYYASLAALHQMLREGRTRAVLNTDDFRVAAVKTYLNLGFLPQLDAPDHLERWSKLATLLNRRLIAVDPSGNEVVLDPSESVE; from the coding sequence ATGAGCCATAACGCTGGGCAAGATTTGCCGGATCAGCCTCCCGCTACCCAGCTTGTCATGATCAGAGAGGATTTAGCGTCCATTCCGCACCTGGAGCTCCCTGACGGTTATCATGCGCGCAGCCTTCGGGCGGGTACGACCGATGAACAGGGCTGGGAGCATATCATACGCGAATCGTTCGGCTTGAAGGATATTTCCTTTAAGAAGCATATGGAAGCCGATGAGCCTTACAAGCCGGAGCGCGTCTTATTCATCTGCGACGAGGCGGGTGTGTCCGCTGCTACGGCATCGGCATGGTATAGGCCGCAATGGAATGAGGATACCGGTTATCTGCATATGGTCGGCATTGTTCCGGAGCAAGGCGGGAAGAAGCTGGGATATTATGCGAGCCTTGCCGCCCTGCACCAGATGCTTCGTGAGGGCAGAACGCGTGCCGTTCTGAATACGGATGATTTTCGCGTTGCGGCGGTCAAGACCTATCTGAACCTGGGGTTCCTTCCGCAGCTGGATGCTCCCGATCATCTGGAACGCTGGAGCAAGCTTGCCACACTCCTTAACCGTCGCTTAATAGCAGTGGATCCTTCGGGAAACGAAGTCGTGCTTGATCCATCGGAGTCGGTTGAATAG
- a CDS encoding carbohydrate ABC transporter permease, translating to MRKRPFLWFILPGFVLYTLFSVYPIFSALQISFNRWDGIGEKTFVGFDNYIELFTNKELFGQLTGAFRNSVTLFLLNALAVLPAQLYMAYLLYSGIRGHRFFQAMIFSPQFIATPVIVFMGTLIFDGNIGVFNKLLETVGLEAWTRPWLGLPELGIFVVWVMVAWSGIGVGMIFFLGAMKMISHEVMEAAYLEGASYWRRFFSIVLPQIKTTVLNMLILTYIFAMTMFDFSFILGGVSGGINRSVDVMALFFYRIAFGDNSAVGGTMNVNAMGMGTTIACVMFAVIFIVALIQVVLTYRRTED from the coding sequence ATGAGAAAACGACCGTTTCTGTGGTTTATATTGCCTGGATTTGTCTTGTATACCCTTTTTTCCGTCTATCCGATCTTTTCGGCGCTGCAAATCAGCTTTAACCGGTGGGATGGGATCGGCGAGAAAACGTTCGTGGGGTTCGACAACTATATCGAGCTGTTTACGAATAAAGAGCTGTTCGGCCAGCTAACCGGCGCGTTCCGCAACAGTGTTACGCTGTTTCTGCTCAATGCGCTGGCCGTCCTTCCGGCCCAGCTGTATATGGCCTACCTGCTCTACAGCGGAATACGGGGGCACCGCTTCTTCCAAGCGATGATCTTCTCCCCGCAATTTATTGCTACGCCGGTGATCGTGTTCATGGGCACGCTGATCTTCGACGGCAATATCGGCGTCTTTAACAAGCTGCTGGAGACAGTAGGGCTGGAGGCATGGACCCGGCCATGGCTCGGTTTGCCGGAGCTGGGGATCTTCGTCGTATGGGTGATGGTCGCCTGGTCGGGGATCGGAGTCGGCATGATCTTCTTCCTGGGCGCCATGAAGATGATCTCGCACGAAGTCATGGAAGCCGCCTATTTGGAGGGCGCGTCTTACTGGCGCAGATTCTTCAGCATCGTACTGCCGCAAATTAAAACAACGGTCTTGAATATGCTCATTCTGACCTATATTTTCGCCATGACGATGTTCGATTTCAGCTTTATATTGGGCGGCGTTTCCGGCGGCATCAACCGCAGCGTCGACGTGATGGCCTTGTTCTTCTACCGGATCGCTTTCGGAGATAACAGCGCCGTCGGGGGAACCATGAATGTGAATGCAATGGGAATGGGTACGACGATAGCCTGCGTGATGTTCGCCGTAATCTTTATCGTGGCGCTTATCCAGGTGGTTCTCACCTACCGCCGGACGGAGGACTGA
- a CDS encoding carbohydrate ABC transporter permease, translating into MNLRPKRTYVSSTILWVYSSFTLFLLAYMTYQAFRSKKELLSNTFGLPDTFNFANYKKLFVEADFLQYFLNSTWILVATLIIVILLASTVAYGIGRYQFRLKSVVLLYFLIGLMFPVQLGIVPIFLLIRDMGLLNSQWGVVLVLGSGLSLPVFLLTTFFEKLPKDLYESAKIDGASEWTTFLRVMFPLASPVIYSICIIMSVQIWNQFFVPLIMLQSDSNRTIPLMIMKFTNNLMFNLDLAMAGSVMATVPILILFFIFSGKVLEGVASGGVKG; encoded by the coding sequence ATGAATTTGAGACCGAAGAGAACTTATGTAAGCTCGACTATCTTATGGGTTTATTCATCATTTACTTTATTCCTGCTTGCCTATATGACCTATCAGGCGTTCCGTTCCAAGAAGGAGCTGCTGTCGAATACGTTCGGCTTGCCGGATACGTTTAATTTCGCCAATTATAAGAAGCTGTTCGTCGAGGCGGACTTTCTGCAGTATTTTCTAAACAGCACCTGGATTCTGGTCGCGACGCTCATCATCGTGATCCTGCTCGCTTCGACGGTTGCATACGGTATCGGACGCTATCAATTCCGTCTGAAAAGCGTCGTATTGCTCTACTTCTTGATCGGACTTATGTTCCCGGTTCAGCTCGGAATCGTGCCGATCTTCCTGCTTATCCGCGACATGGGGCTGCTGAACTCCCAGTGGGGGGTTGTGCTCGTGCTGGGATCGGGCTTGTCGCTTCCGGTGTTTCTGCTGACCACCTTCTTCGAGAAGCTGCCGAAGGACTTATATGAATCAGCCAAAATCGACGGAGCAAGCGAATGGACCACCTTCTTACGGGTGATGTTCCCGCTGGCTAGCCCGGTTATATACAGCATCTGCATCATTATGTCGGTTCAAATATGGAATCAATTCTTCGTTCCGCTTATTATGCTGCAGAGCGACAGCAACAGGACGATTCCGCTCATGATTATGAAATTCACGAACAATCTGATGTTTAACCTAGATCTGGCTATGGCTGGTTCGGTGATGGCGACGGTGCCGATTCTCATCCTGTTCTTCATCTTCTCCGGCAAGGTGCTCGAAGGGGTCGCATCCGGCGGCGTAAAAGGATAA
- a CDS encoding sugar phosphate isomerase/epimerase family protein yields MSSFKFSLNASTLFPFKLSVLDQIRIAGEAGYDGIELWVGDIQQFLKSGGTPEQLRTELRKARVVFANAIAFFKWADADADVREEGFRQAEEEMRMLKDLGCLAVAAPPFGQVKDVSIESMGDAYHRLVQLGRSIGIEPYLEFWGRAEQLSTLETALAVAEASGIRDSQILLDPFHMYTGGTEWTSLEQLTGNRIGIVHINDYPEIPSRADIADRDRLFPGDGIAPLERLRDLLEQANYSGYLSLELFIEDYQGQSALEVAIHGYRKMADIFRKNR; encoded by the coding sequence ATGAGTTCATTCAAATTTTCATTAAATGCTTCTACGCTGTTTCCATTCAAGCTGTCCGTACTGGATCAAATACGGATCGCCGGCGAGGCCGGCTACGACGGCATCGAGCTGTGGGTAGGCGATATCCAGCAATTCTTGAAGAGCGGCGGCACGCCCGAGCAGTTGAGAACCGAATTGCGGAAAGCCCGGGTTGTATTTGCCAATGCCATCGCATTCTTCAAATGGGCGGATGCCGACGCGGATGTGAGAGAAGAGGGATTCCGACAGGCGGAGGAAGAGATGCGCATGCTCAAGGATCTTGGCTGCCTGGCTGTCGCCGCACCTCCTTTCGGTCAAGTGAAGGACGTCTCTATCGAATCGATGGGCGACGCTTACCATAGACTGGTTCAGCTTGGCCGTTCGATCGGAATCGAGCCCTATCTCGAATTCTGGGGCAGAGCGGAGCAGCTGTCCACGCTGGAGACCGCGCTGGCAGTCGCCGAAGCAAGCGGCATCCGCGATTCGCAAATTCTGTTAGATCCCTTCCACATGTATACGGGAGGCACCGAATGGACCTCATTGGAGCAATTAACGGGGAACCGGATCGGCATCGTCCATATCAATGACTATCCGGAGATTCCATCCAGGGCGGATATCGCCGACCGTGACCGGCTATTCCCCGGCGATGGCATCGCTCCTCTGGAACGCCTTAGAGACCTATTGGAACAGGCTAATTACAGCGGTTATTTGTCTCTGGAGCTCTTCATCGAGGACTATCAAGGACAGAGCGCCTTGGAGGTCGCCATACACGGATATCGGAAGATGGCCGATATCTTCAGAAAGAATAGGTGA
- a CDS encoding glycoside hydrolase family 78 protein: MELLTAGRLRTEYLDDPLGIDSAAPRLGWIALADRRGAKQTAYRLLVATSIELLDRDEGNLWDSGRVASEESQHIAYEGLELVSGQLAYWKVRLWDEVGNAGNWSGTAWWSMGLLERDQWQGQWIGWKNDHKPTKEQPKPSIYLRRGFQVGKGVKRATAYATALGLYRLYLNGRRVGSDVFSPEWTDYHVRTQYQTYDVTGLLEEGDNAAGAILGQGWYAGYIGMYGYQKYGMDPSFLLQLNIEYEDGTTDRLMTDGDWKASHGPIVSSDLQMGETIDARKEMPGWNIQSFDDSSWTPVDIMYDYRGWLVSQMSRTIRVTERRQPAEIRPLPDGRVIIDMGQNMAGWIAVTLTGEAGARCTFRFGEVLDDSGQLYTDNLRLARQTDTYVCKGGEEETFEPSFTYHGFRYVEASGTGFAIKSVTGIVVHSDLPMTGELETSNPLVNQLISNIRWTQRANFMSVPTDCPQRDERHGWTGDAQIFASTAAYNMDVAAFFAKWLVDLEDAQQPTGAFTDFAPFIFGPKTEFDNDFTYTHTASSGWADAPIIVAWSMYETYGDKKILSKHYEAMKKWVAFNWRQFPDGIRRDVPQYGDWLSVNERPFDEVIAEFGRMVSHHSTTPYDIFSTAYMAFNAKLLSDIAGVLGKKEDSELYAGRFAAIRKSFIEHFVDEQGHIKGDTQTAYAMALEMDLLPEQLRPIVLERLVSKIEQAGDMATTGFHGTKFLMSVLTKNGHEALAYRLLLRESYPSWLYSVNQGATTIWERWDGWTKEGGFQDPGMNSFSHFAFGSVGEWLYRNAGGIGRDPSEPGYRKLLIRPRIRGGLTSARCSYDSLYGLVKTDWKLVNGELHLGITVPANVSATVYVPSVEGSDVLEVASPAAAAKDVELLGREDGCCVYRIGSGRYCFISVY; encoded by the coding sequence TTGGAATTATTAACGGCAGGGCGGCTGCGTACCGAATATTTGGACGATCCGCTGGGGATCGATTCGGCCGCCCCACGATTAGGCTGGATCGCGCTTGCGGACCGGCGCGGTGCGAAGCAGACCGCTTACCGGCTCTTGGTTGCGACCAGCATAGAGCTGCTTGATCGTGACGAAGGAAACCTGTGGGACAGCGGGAGGGTAGCTTCTGAAGAATCGCAGCATATTGCCTATGAAGGCTTGGAGCTTGTATCCGGTCAACTTGCATATTGGAAAGTACGGCTGTGGGATGAAGTCGGCAACGCCGGAAATTGGAGCGGCACAGCATGGTGGTCGATGGGGCTTCTCGAGCGCGATCAATGGCAGGGCCAATGGATCGGATGGAAGAACGACCATAAGCCGACGAAGGAGCAGCCGAAGCCTTCGATCTATTTGAGGCGCGGCTTCCAAGTAGGAAAGGGCGTGAAGCGGGCAACCGCATATGCGACCGCTCTTGGGTTATACCGGCTGTACTTGAACGGGCGCCGTGTCGGCAGCGATGTGTTCTCGCCGGAGTGGACCGATTATCATGTCCGGACTCAGTATCAGACCTATGATGTGACCGGCCTTCTGGAAGAAGGCGATAATGCTGCGGGAGCCATATTGGGGCAAGGCTGGTATGCCGGTTATATCGGGATGTACGGATACCAGAAGTACGGCATGGATCCGTCGTTCCTGCTGCAGCTGAACATCGAATATGAGGACGGAACGACCGACCGTCTCATGACCGACGGCGATTGGAAAGCTTCGCACGGGCCGATCGTATCGTCGGATCTGCAGATGGGCGAGACCATCGATGCCCGCAAGGAGATGCCGGGCTGGAATATACAGTCCTTCGACGACTCGTCCTGGACTCCGGTCGATATCATGTACGATTACCGCGGATGGCTCGTTTCGCAGATGTCCCGCACGATCCGGGTGACGGAACGGCGGCAGCCTGCCGAAATCCGGCCGCTCCCGGATGGAAGGGTCATCATCGACATGGGACAGAATATGGCGGGCTGGATTGCCGTAACGCTGACCGGCGAGGCCGGTGCGCGATGTACGTTCAGATTCGGCGAAGTGCTGGACGACAGCGGGCAGCTGTATACGGATAATCTGCGCCTGGCCCGGCAGACCGATACGTATGTTTGCAAGGGAGGAGAGGAAGAAACCTTCGAACCGTCGTTCACCTATCATGGATTTCGTTATGTGGAAGCGAGCGGAACCGGATTTGCGATTAAATCGGTTACGGGTATCGTCGTTCATTCCGATTTGCCTATGACCGGCGAGCTGGAAACGTCGAACCCGCTCGTTAATCAGCTGATCTCCAACATCCGCTGGACCCAGCGCGCGAACTTCATGAGCGTGCCGACCGACTGCCCGCAGCGGGACGAACGGCATGGATGGACAGGCGACGCGCAGATTTTCGCTTCCACCGCGGCTTATAATATGGATGTCGCGGCCTTCTTCGCGAAGTGGCTCGTCGATCTGGAAGACGCGCAGCAGCCGACGGGCGCGTTTACGGATTTTGCCCCGTTCATCTTCGGGCCGAAGACCGAATTCGATAATGATTTTACGTATACGCATACGGCATCGTCCGGCTGGGCCGACGCTCCGATTATCGTGGCTTGGTCGATGTATGAAACTTATGGCGACAAGAAGATTTTGAGCAAGCATTACGAAGCGATGAAGAAGTGGGTGGCGTTCAACTGGAGGCAGTTCCCGGACGGTATCCGCCGAGACGTTCCACAATACGGGGATTGGCTATCGGTGAACGAGAGGCCCTTCGACGAGGTTATCGCCGAATTCGGCCGGATGGTGAGCCACCATTCGACGACGCCCTATGATATTTTCTCCACCGCCTACATGGCCTTTAATGCGAAGCTGCTGTCGGATATAGCCGGGGTGCTTGGCAAGAAGGAAGACAGCGAATTATACGCGGGCCGATTTGCCGCAATCCGGAAGTCGTTCATTGAGCATTTCGTCGATGAGCAGGGCCATATCAAGGGGGATACGCAAACGGCCTATGCAATGGCCCTCGAGATGGATTTGCTGCCGGAACAATTGCGTCCTATCGTCCTCGAGCGTCTGGTCTCCAAGATCGAGCAGGCTGGGGACATGGCGACAACCGGCTTTCACGGTACCAAGTTTCTCATGAGCGTCCTGACGAAGAACGGTCATGAGGCGCTTGCCTACCGGCTGCTCCTGCGGGAATCGTATCCGTCCTGGCTGTATTCGGTCAACCAAGGAGCGACAACGATCTGGGAACGGTGGGATGGCTGGACGAAGGAAGGCGGCTTCCAGGACCCCGGGATGAACTCGTTCTCGCACTTCGCCTTCGGTTCGGTTGGGGAATGGCTGTACCGGAATGCCGGAGGCATCGGCCGCGATCCTTCCGAGCCGGGCTACCGCAAGCTTCTCATTCGTCCGCGGATCCGAGGAGGGTTAACCTCGGCACGCTGCAGCTATGATTCCCTGTACGGCCTTGTCAAGACGGATTGGAAGCTCGTAAACGGAGAACTTCATCTCGGCATAACCGTACCGGCGAATGTGTCGGCAACGGTATACGTCCCATCGGTAGAAGGCTCGGATGTGCTGGAGGTCGCTTCCCCGGCTGCCGCTGCAAAGGATGTCGAGCTGCTGGGCCGCGAGGACGGCTGCTGCGTTTACCGCATCGGATCGGGGAGATACTGTTTCATTTCCGTTTATTGA
- the wrbA gene encoding NAD(P)H:quinone oxidoreductase type IV: MSNVKLAIVYYSMTGTNYKLAQMAAEGAAQFGAEAKIFKVPELAPEAVIASNPAWKAHVDATANVPAVTTDDIVWADAIIFSTPTRFGNMASQMKQFLDTTGGIWFQGKTVNKVVTAMTSAQNAHGGQEATILSLYTSMYHWGAIVVAPGYTDNSIYSAGGNPYGTSVSVDQDGNLKEDVKGAVIHQTKRLLSVAEMVKKGQ; encoded by the coding sequence ATGAGCAATGTAAAATTGGCAATTGTGTATTATAGCATGACGGGGACGAACTACAAGCTGGCGCAGATGGCAGCCGAAGGCGCTGCGCAGTTCGGTGCCGAAGCGAAAATTTTCAAGGTCCCGGAGCTGGCGCCGGAAGCTGTTATTGCCTCAAATCCGGCTTGGAAGGCTCACGTCGATGCGACCGCGAACGTGCCTGCTGTTACGACGGACGACATCGTTTGGGCGGATGCGATCATTTTCAGCACGCCGACGCGGTTCGGCAATATGGCTTCTCAGATGAAGCAGTTTCTCGATACAACCGGCGGCATCTGGTTCCAAGGCAAGACAGTTAATAAAGTGGTGACCGCGATGACTTCCGCGCAGAATGCGCACGGCGGGCAAGAGGCGACGATACTCTCGTTATACACGTCGATGTATCATTGGGGGGCGATCGTCGTAGCGCCGGGCTATACCGATAATTCGATCTATTCAGCAGGCGGCAACCCGTACGGGACCAGCGTTTCCGTCGATCAAGACGGTAACTTGAAGGAAGATGTGAAGGGAGCCGTCATTCACCAAACCAAACGGTTGCTTTCCGTTGCAGAGATGGTGAAGAAAGGTCAGTAA
- a CDS encoding RNA polymerase sigma factor yields MLELKPEESHWKHLTNLDAGLLRSLMEQYGQDVWSLAYILTKRHDLADDVAQDVFLNAYRNIQSFRGESAIKTWLLSMTRNTAINYTRTAFMRRVTLTAWITSKATSPSAEHEAMELELSDDIWRTVLKLPLKFREVLILHGKYDLSVKEIAETLGISEGTVKSRLSRARHKVSAYWKEETAYERL; encoded by the coding sequence ATGTTGGAGCTGAAGCCGGAGGAATCCCATTGGAAGCACTTAACGAACCTGGACGCGGGGCTCTTGCGAAGCCTGATGGAGCAATACGGGCAGGATGTGTGGAGCTTGGCTTATATATTGACGAAGCGTCATGATTTGGCTGATGACGTCGCGCAGGATGTGTTCTTGAACGCATACCGGAATATTCAATCATTTCGCGGCGAATCCGCCATTAAGACATGGCTGCTCTCCATGACGCGCAATACGGCGATCAATTATACGCGCACGGCTTTTATGCGGCGGGTGACGCTTACGGCCTGGATCACAAGCAAAGCGACGAGCCCCTCGGCGGAGCATGAAGCGATGGAACTGGAGCTGTCGGACGACATCTGGCGAACGGTCCTGAAGCTGCCGCTGAAATTTAGAGAGGTGCTTATTCTGCACGGCAAGTATGATTTATCGGTCAAGGAAATAGCGGAAACGCTCGGAATCTCGGAAGGCACGGTAAAGTCCCGATTGTCGCGCGCACGCCATAAGGTATCGGCTTACTGGAAGGAGGAAACCGCATATGAACGACTTTGA
- a CDS encoding DUF2845 domain-containing protein — protein MNDFEPEWYAKLKSGPHKQRTFTAAKMQAIEKEASRITGKQGRKKLRWIPAACACIAVSIVVMGLLPQGSYTGWIRSLIDRTSEPMVPTKPEPAPTPEPPVDDPQPEDDAPLTGYLKDQLPFNTESTALTLSVHDSLNNKDIEIPSERQYVILQNFNWLELEKSKAAELDSAADGLRSDRSVTIRIQENDETYEIPYWPNTNTFEWRGSHFYADSQVLRMMSGLLEPDSQLGRIDRIEEQARMEMEQHGAVNHETVYKSDRLEVNGKDINGWESELMKQQTGRQSGLKYYDDSLRKIADVREMNEDIIAFGGAVFFYSDRYATKGGVKVGLTQAEVLDKLGEPNSKTTSKWSYRIGDYLKFHLYFDQGKVVYISLLLPL, from the coding sequence ATGAACGACTTTGAACCGGAATGGTACGCGAAGCTGAAGTCCGGTCCGCATAAGCAGCGAACATTCACCGCCGCCAAGATGCAGGCAATCGAGAAGGAGGCGTCAAGGATAACCGGCAAGCAAGGCAGGAAGAAGCTGCGCTGGATCCCCGCTGCGTGCGCATGCATCGCTGTTAGTATCGTTGTTATGGGCCTACTGCCGCAGGGGTCATACACGGGTTGGATTCGGAGCCTGATCGATCGCACTTCCGAGCCTATGGTACCGACGAAGCCGGAACCGGCACCGACGCCTGAGCCGCCCGTGGACGACCCGCAGCCGGAGGATGATGCTCCGCTGACGGGATATCTCAAGGATCAGCTGCCGTTCAACACGGAAAGCACTGCCTTAACATTATCGGTGCACGATAGTTTGAACAATAAGGACATTGAGATCCCTTCCGAAAGGCAGTATGTGATCCTGCAGAACTTTAATTGGCTGGAGCTGGAGAAATCCAAAGCCGCTGAACTGGATTCCGCCGCGGACGGCCTCCGTTCGGATCGGAGCGTTACGATTCGTATTCAGGAGAACGACGAAACCTATGAAATCCCATACTGGCCGAATACGAATACATTCGAATGGCGGGGCTCTCACTTCTATGCGGACAGTCAGGTGCTTCGAATGATGAGCGGGCTGCTTGAGCCGGATTCCCAGCTTGGCCGGATCGATCGGATCGAAGAGCAAGCGCGTATGGAGATGGAGCAGCATGGGGCGGTCAATCACGAAACCGTTTATAAGAGCGACCGCTTAGAGGTGAACGGCAAGGATATCAACGGCTGGGAATCTGAACTAATGAAGCAGCAGACCGGACGCCAGAGCGGCTTGAAGTATTATGACGACAGCTTGCGGAAGATCGCCGATGTCCGGGAAATGAACGAGGATATCATTGCGTTCGGTGGCGCGGTGTTCTTCTACAGTGACCGATATGCAACGAAGGGCGGGGTTAAGGTTGGCTTAACGCAGGCCGAAGTGCTTGATAAGCTGGGCGAACCCAACAGCAAGACGACGAGCAAGTGGAGCTACCGGATCGGCGATTATTTGAAATTCCATCTCTACTTCGATCAGGGCAAGGTTGTTTATATCTCGCTGCTGTTGCCGTTATAA
- a CDS encoding ABC transporter substrate-binding protein yields the protein MKLRRFVLILALVAMFGALLQGCGGGNNGNTGTKEPAGNADNKGGTGDKQVTLKVWGDLGNQGTLEESFKKINAAFQDKHPNIKLEYDFAQNDQSLNVALQANELPDLFWVQGDKTSKMSEMVKNGFIKDLTSYNMDLSRFSDAEKAYCTIDGKLYCSLPSFFDTNVVYYNKDLFDKNGIQAPANWDEFVQGLDKLKAAGVTPIALAGKSEWDRAWPIFALAPALSNEALVKAQKGEGKLTDPAIAEMLQTFRDFTDKGYFGKDFLAQDYAAAQLAFTNGKAAAIIDGTWANATYVDSGLNLGRFPIPNKEGKKIVQSSYSNFMTYAISNDSKHPDEAVKYLEFLNSLEAQQILEDSVGLVPTIKDITPKDEGIKELAVFDEAGVNIYSVLTALSTPESNTADILMKDVIPKLMTSATTGEEAAAVLDKAANYPAK from the coding sequence GTGAAGCTGCGAAGATTCGTACTCATACTGGCGCTTGTCGCCATGTTCGGAGCGCTGCTGCAGGGCTGCGGCGGCGGCAATAACGGAAATACCGGCACGAAGGAGCCGGCCGGGAACGCGGACAACAAGGGCGGCACGGGCGATAAGCAAGTCACGCTCAAGGTTTGGGGCGATCTGGGCAACCAGGGAACGCTTGAAGAGTCGTTCAAAAAGATAAATGCGGCTTTCCAAGACAAGCATCCGAACATTAAGCTCGAATATGACTTTGCGCAGAACGATCAAAGCTTGAACGTCGCTCTGCAGGCAAACGAGCTGCCGGATCTGTTCTGGGTGCAGGGCGACAAAACATCGAAGATGAGCGAAATGGTCAAGAACGGATTCATCAAAGATTTGACCTCGTACAACATGGATCTGTCCCGGTTCTCCGACGCCGAGAAGGCATACTGCACGATCGACGGCAAGCTGTATTGCTCGCTTCCATCGTTCTTCGATACGAACGTTGTGTATTACAACAAGGATCTGTTCGATAAGAACGGCATTCAAGCCCCGGCTAACTGGGACGAATTCGTCCAAGGGCTCGATAAGCTGAAGGCTGCAGGCGTTACGCCGATCGCGCTGGCCGGCAAGAGCGAATGGGACCGCGCATGGCCGATCTTCGCCCTGGCACCTGCCTTGTCCAATGAAGCGCTTGTCAAAGCGCAGAAAGGCGAAGGCAAGCTGACCGATCCGGCGATTGCGGAGATGCTGCAAACGTTCCGCGATTTCACGGATAAAGGCTACTTCGGCAAAGACTTCCTGGCACAGGATTACGCGGCTGCGCAGCTGGCCTTCACGAACGGCAAAGCTGCCGCCATCATCGACGGGACATGGGCGAATGCGACGTATGTCGATTCCGGCCTGAACCTCGGCCGCTTCCCGATTCCGAACAAGGAAGGCAAGAAGATCGTACAATCCAGCTACAGCAACTTCATGACATATGCGATCTCGAATGATTCCAAGCATCCGGATGAAGCGGTCAAATATTTGGAATTCCTGAATTCGCTGGAAGCCCAGCAAATCTTGGAAGATTCCGTAGGACTGGTACCGACGATTAAAGACATCACGCCAAAGGACGAAGGCATTAAAGAGCTGGCCGTATTCGACGAAGCCGGCGTGAACATCTACTCGGTGCTGACGGCGCTCTCCACACCGGAATCCAATACCGCCGACATCCTGATGAAGGATGTTATTCCGAAGCTGATGACTTCGGCCACGACGGGCGAGGAAGCAGCAGCCGTCCTCGACAAGGCGGCTAACTACCCGGCGAAATAA